The bacterium genome has a window encoding:
- the nadA gene encoding quinolinate synthase NadA, with protein sequence MPATLLYERLKDRLHDVVPDAELRYKADLADEINRLKAERDAVILGHNYMEPALYYSIADYTGDSLELSRRAARTDKPVIVFCGVRFMAETAKILNPTKTVLIPSERAGCSLAASITASDVRRLRERFPGVPIVAYVNTYADVKAEVDVCCTSSNAVAVVNSLGSGTVIFLPDEYLARNVARETGRRIIIARPGGAAVAVPGDEAEPEDAGPDAAANAPLIGWGGRCEVHEKFTVGDILDVRRQFPDAVVLAHPECSPEVVAASDFSGSTTALVRYVEQSPARRYLLLTECAMGDNVAAANPDKEMLRLCSVRCPHMNQITLEDTLEALRQMRYVVDVPEEIRVRAARAVERMVAIG encoded by the coding sequence ATGCCCGCGACCCTGCTGTACGAACGATTGAAGGACCGGCTCCACGACGTGGTGCCGGACGCGGAGCTCCGCTACAAGGCGGACCTCGCGGACGAGATCAACCGGCTGAAGGCCGAGCGTGACGCCGTCATCCTCGGCCACAATTATATGGAGCCGGCGCTCTACTACTCGATCGCCGATTACACCGGCGATTCGCTCGAGCTGTCCCGGCGCGCCGCCCGGACCGACAAGCCGGTGATCGTGTTTTGCGGCGTGCGCTTCATGGCGGAGACCGCGAAGATCCTCAACCCCACGAAGACGGTCCTCATCCCGTCCGAGCGCGCGGGATGCTCGCTCGCCGCCAGTATTACCGCCTCCGACGTGCGGCGGCTCCGGGAGCGCTTCCCCGGCGTCCCGATCGTCGCGTACGTCAACACCTACGCCGACGTCAAGGCCGAGGTCGACGTCTGCTGCACGTCGAGCAACGCGGTCGCGGTGGTCAACTCCCTCGGCAGCGGCACCGTGATCTTTCTGCCCGACGAATACCTCGCCCGGAACGTCGCGCGCGAGACCGGCCGACGCATCATCATCGCCCGGCCCGGCGGCGCCGCCGTTGCGGTGCCGGGAGACGAGGCCGAGCCGGAGGACGCCGGCCCGGACGCGGCCGCGAACGCGCCGCTCATCGGCTGGGGCGGTCGATGCGAGGTGCACGAGAAGTTCACGGTCGGCGATATCCTGGATGTCCGCCGTCAGTTTCCCGATGCGGTCGTGCTGGCCCACCCCGAGTGCAGCCCCGAGGTCGTGGCCGCGTCCGATTTCTCCGGCAGCACGACCGCCCTGGTCCGGTACGTGGAGCAGTCGCCGGCGCGGCGCTACCTGCTGCTGACCGAATGCGCGATGGGCGACAACGTAGCCGCCGCCAACCCGGACAAGGAAATGCTGCGCCTCTGCAGCGTCCGCTGCCCGCATATGAATCAGATCACGCTCGAGGACACGCTGGAGGCGCTGCGGCAGATGCGCTACGTCGTCGACGTGCCGGAGGAGATTCGCGTGCGCGCCGCGCGTGCCGTCGAGCGGATGGTGGCGATCGGCTGA
- a CDS encoding GAF domain-containing sensor histidine kinase, giving the protein MRRDARGGTPNPRREARHVRELRVLASIAEALNSAPDVERALARTLALVADLLGLRTGWVWLIDPESGRWYNAAAQHLPPYLREPVRMAGRSCWCIESFRDGELTPKNIDVIECSRLRPAVKRHATDLTRGLAYHASIPLYFQDTPLGIMNVTGPAWRRLTAEELRLLSTIAYQVGIAIERARLAEQGARLARAEERTRIAREIHDTLAQSLTAIALQLEGAARAVDANPERAKARVGRALDVARSGLEEARRSVLNLRAVPGGGTPLPEALAVLGRTLTAETGVRVHVRTTGARPVPQRLEPELFRIAQEALTNVGRHAHATEVEVTLSSTPRGIRLSISDNGKGFAPRAVPEGRLGLVGMRERAELLGGRLHVASAARRGATVTVSVPGTGRGVGRRS; this is encoded by the coding sequence ATGCGGCGGGACGCGCGCGGCGGAACGCCCAATCCCCGCCGCGAGGCCCGGCACGTCCGCGAGCTCCGAGTGCTGGCGTCCATCGCGGAAGCCCTCAACAGCGCCCCGGACGTGGAGCGCGCCCTCGCGCGCACGCTCGCGCTGGTGGCCGATCTCCTCGGCCTGCGCACCGGGTGGGTGTGGCTCATCGATCCTGAGTCGGGCCGCTGGTACAACGCCGCGGCGCAGCACCTGCCGCCCTACCTCCGCGAGCCGGTCAGGATGGCCGGACGGTCGTGCTGGTGCATCGAGAGCTTCCGCGACGGCGAGCTGACCCCGAAGAACATCGACGTCATCGAGTGCAGCCGGCTGCGTCCGGCGGTGAAGCGGCACGCCACCGATCTCACGCGCGGCCTCGCCTACCACGCCAGCATCCCGCTGTATTTTCAAGACACGCCGCTCGGCATTATGAACGTGACCGGGCCGGCGTGGCGCCGGCTCACGGCCGAGGAGCTGCGCCTGTTGTCGACGATCGCGTATCAGGTCGGCATTGCGATCGAGCGCGCCCGTCTCGCGGAGCAGGGCGCCCGCCTCGCCCGCGCCGAGGAGCGGACGCGGATCGCCCGCGAAATCCACGACACGCTCGCCCAGTCGCTCACCGCGATCGCGCTGCAGCTCGAGGGCGCCGCACGCGCGGTGGACGCGAATCCCGAACGGGCAAAGGCCCGCGTCGGCCGCGCGCTCGACGTGGCGCGGTCCGGGCTGGAAGAAGCGCGCCGCTCGGTGCTCAATCTCCGCGCCGTCCCCGGCGGCGGCACGCCGCTGCCCGAGGCCCTCGCCGTGCTCGGCCGGACGCTGACCGCGGAAACCGGCGTACGCGTCCACGTGCGGACGACCGGCGCCCGTCCGGTGCCCCAGCGGCTCGAGCCGGAGCTGTTCCGGATCGCGCAGGAAGCCCTCACCAACGTCGGGCGGCACGCGCACGCGACCGAGGTGGAGGTCACCCTGTCCAGCACGCCGCGGGGGATCCGCCTGTCGATCAGCGACAACGGCAAAGGCTTTGCGCCGCGCGCCGTTCCGGAGGGACGGCTGGGTCTCGTCGGGATGCGCGAACGGGCGGAGTTACTCGGCGGGCGGCTTCACGTCGCGAGCGCGGCGCGCCGCGGCGCCACGGTCACGGTCTCGGTGCCGGGGACCGGCCGCGGAGTCGGCCGGCGAAGTTGA
- a CDS encoding response regulator transcription factor, producing the protein MSRSSGTIRVLIVDDHPVVREGLVAALEDESDFRIAGAAASAEEALKLVATARPDVILLDLELPGLSGLETIPRLSAALPAAGIIIFTAYDTDERVLGAVRAGARGYVLKGASVDEIARAIRAVHGGGSYLASPVAAKILRQMRSPRRASMTLSDRQRTVLREVAAGRSTKQIARVLGITERTVKFHVASIMNKLGADNRAQAVAEAAKRGLLDRG; encoded by the coding sequence ATGAGCCGGTCGTCGGGCACTATCCGCGTGCTCATCGTCGACGACCACCCGGTCGTGCGCGAAGGGCTCGTCGCCGCGCTCGAGGACGAATCGGACTTTCGCATCGCCGGCGCCGCCGCCTCGGCCGAAGAGGCCTTGAAGTTGGTCGCCACAGCCCGTCCGGACGTCATTCTGCTCGACCTCGAACTGCCGGGCCTCAGCGGTCTCGAAACGATCCCGCGACTGTCCGCGGCGCTCCCCGCAGCCGGCATCATCATCTTCACCGCGTACGACACGGACGAACGCGTACTCGGCGCCGTGCGGGCCGGCGCGCGCGGCTATGTGCTGAAGGGGGCGTCCGTCGACGAGATCGCGCGCGCGATTCGCGCCGTGCACGGCGGCGGGTCCTACCTCGCCTCGCCCGTCGCCGCGAAGATCCTCCGCCAGATGCGGTCGCCGCGCCGCGCGAGCATGACGCTCAGCGATCGCCAGCGCACCGTGCTCCGCGAGGTCGCCGCCGGGCGATCGACCAAGCAGATCGCCCGGGTGCTCGGGATCACAGAGCGTACCGTCAAGTTTCACGTCGCGTCCATCATGAACAAACTGGGTGCCGACAACCGCGCGCAGGCCGTCGCCGAAGCCGCCAAACGCGGTCTCCTCGACCGCGGCTGA
- a CDS encoding SDR family oxidoreductase, with the protein MKIATSVVLITGASRGLGRELARLFAERGARLILTARGAKALEETAAMLRGLVGPDGRPPDVLAIPGDVGDADHAERLVWLGLRRFGRIDVLINNASTLGASPMPRLDALDPRTFEETVRTNVTAPLRLMQLVLPRMKAQGSGVIINVTSDAAVEAYPGWGGYGASKAALEHLTRILAAELDGTGVRAYLVDPGEMNTRMHQDAEPGVDLSHLPPPEASAPAFVRLVEDEPAAFGRFAAQQMAPLAEAIL; encoded by the coding sequence ATGAAGATCGCCACATCAGTGGTGTTGATTACCGGCGCGTCGCGCGGCCTCGGGCGGGAGCTTGCCCGCCTCTTCGCCGAGCGCGGCGCGCGTCTCATCCTGACGGCCCGCGGCGCGAAGGCGCTCGAGGAAACGGCGGCGATGCTGCGCGGTCTCGTTGGACCGGACGGACGTCCGCCGGACGTCCTGGCCATCCCCGGCGACGTCGGCGATGCCGACCACGCGGAACGGCTGGTGTGGCTCGGGCTCAGGCGCTTCGGGCGCATCGACGTGCTCATCAACAACGCGTCGACCCTCGGCGCGAGCCCGATGCCGCGGCTCGACGCGCTCGACCCGCGGACCTTCGAAGAAACCGTCCGGACCAATGTGACGGCGCCGCTGCGCCTCATGCAGCTGGTGCTCCCGCGGATGAAGGCGCAGGGGAGCGGCGTGATCATCAACGTCACGTCGGATGCGGCGGTGGAAGCCTATCCGGGCTGGGGCGGGTACGGCGCGAGCAAGGCGGCGCTCGAGCACCTGACCCGCATTCTGGCCGCCGAGCTCGACGGCACGGGCGTGCGCGCGTACCTCGTCGATCCCGGTGAGATGAACACGCGCATGCATCAAGACGCCGAGCCGGGCGTGGACCTCTCGCACCTGCCGCCGCCGGAGGCGTCGGCGCCGGCATTTGTTCGTCTGGTCGAGGACGAACCCGCGGCCTTCGGCCGCTTTGCGGCGCAGCAAATGGCCCCTCTCGCGGAGGCGATCTTATGA